The following coding sequences lie in one Pseudomonas svalbardensis genomic window:
- a CDS encoding choline ABC transporter substrate-binding protein, producing the protein MKGSPSLLLAAMLSLPFLAQAAEPAQCSTVNFSDVGWTDITVTTATTSVVLDALGYKTKTTMISVPVTYKSLADGKNMDVFLGNWMPTMENDIKAYRDAGTVDTLRANLENAKYTLAVPEELYNKGLKDFADIAKFKKELDGKIYGIEPGNDGNRLIQSMIDKNAFGLKDAGFKVVESSEAGMLSQVDRAQRRNTAVVFLGWEPHPMNTRFKMKYLTGGDDYFGPNFGQATIYTNTRKGYAQECSNVGQLLKNLQFTLDMESTLMGNVLDDKMKPDAAAKAWLKKNPQVLDTWLAGVTTIDGKPGLEAVKAKLAQ; encoded by the coding sequence ATGAAAGGTTCCCCGTCGTTGTTGTTGGCCGCCATGCTGAGTCTGCCGTTTCTGGCTCAAGCCGCCGAACCGGCTCAATGCAGCACCGTAAACTTCTCCGATGTCGGCTGGACTGACATTACTGTCACCACCGCCACCACCAGCGTCGTCCTCGATGCCCTCGGCTACAAGACCAAAACCACGATGATTTCCGTACCGGTGACCTACAAGTCCCTGGCCGACGGCAAGAACATGGACGTATTTCTGGGTAACTGGATGCCGACCATGGAAAACGACATCAAGGCCTACCGCGATGCCGGCACCGTGGACACCCTGCGCGCCAACCTGGAAAACGCAAAATACACACTCGCCGTCCCGGAAGAGTTGTATAACAAAGGTCTTAAAGATTTCGCCGACATCGCCAAGTTCAAGAAAGAACTCGACGGCAAGATCTATGGCATCGAACCAGGCAACGACGGCAACCGCCTGATCCAGAGCATGATCGACAAGAACGCCTTCGGCTTGAAAGACGCCGGCTTCAAGGTGGTCGAGTCCAGCGAGGCAGGCATGCTCTCGCAAGTCGATCGCGCCCAGCGCCGCAACACCGCCGTGGTGTTCCTGGGCTGGGAACCACACCCGATGAACACGCGTTTCAAGATGAAGTACCTGACCGGCGGTGACGACTATTTCGGCCCGAACTTCGGCCAGGCAACCATCTACACCAACACCCGCAAGGGCTATGCGCAGGAATGCAGCAACGTCGGTCAGTTGCTGAAAAACCTGCAGTTCACGCTGGACATGGAAAGCACCCTGATGGGCAACGTCCTGGACGACAAAATGAAGCCTGACGCGGCCGCCAAGGCCTGGCTGAAAAAGAATCCACAGGTCCTCGATACCTGGCTCGCTGGCGTGACCACCATTGACGGTAAACCAGGCCTGGAGGCCGTGAAAGCCAAGCTCGCGCAGTAA
- the choW gene encoding choline ABC transporter permease subunit: protein MLIDQKIPLGQYIAGFVEWLTQHGANTFDAIAVSLETMIHGVTFALTWFNPLALIGLIALLAHFIQRKWGLTVFVIASFLLILNLGYWQETMETLAQVLFATLVCVVIGVPLGIVAAHKPMFYTLMRPVLDLMQTVPTFVYLIPTLTLFGLGVVPGLISTVVFAIAAPIRLTYLGIRDVPAELMDAGKAFGCSRRQLLARIELPYAMPSIAAGITQCIMLSLSMVVIAALVGADGLGKPVVNALNTADIALGFEAGLAIVLLAIMLDRICKQPEAKVGGDA from the coding sequence ATGCTGATTGATCAGAAAATACCTTTAGGCCAGTACATCGCGGGCTTCGTTGAATGGTTGACGCAACACGGCGCCAACACCTTCGACGCAATCGCCGTGTCGCTGGAAACGATGATCCACGGCGTGACTTTTGCGCTGACCTGGTTCAACCCGCTGGCATTGATCGGCCTCATCGCGCTACTGGCACACTTCATTCAACGAAAATGGGGCCTGACCGTTTTTGTCATCGCCTCCTTCCTGCTGATCCTCAATCTGGGGTACTGGCAGGAAACCATGGAAACCCTTGCCCAGGTGTTGTTCGCCACCCTGGTCTGCGTGGTCATCGGCGTGCCGTTGGGCATCGTCGCCGCGCATAAACCGATGTTTTACACACTGATGCGTCCGGTGCTCGATCTGATGCAGACCGTGCCGACCTTCGTGTACCTCATTCCTACCCTGACCCTCTTCGGTCTGGGTGTGGTCCCGGGCCTGATTTCTACGGTGGTGTTCGCGATTGCCGCACCTATCCGCCTGACTTACCTGGGTATCCGTGATGTTCCCGCAGAATTGATGGACGCCGGCAAAGCCTTCGGCTGCTCGCGCCGTCAACTGCTCGCACGCATCGAACTGCCCTACGCCATGCCAAGCATCGCGGCCGGTATCACCCAGTGCATCATGCTGTCGTTGTCGATGGTGGTGATCGCGGCACTGGTGGGCGCCGACGGCTTGGGCAAACCCGTGGTCAACGCACTGAACACTGCTGATATCGCCCTGGGCTTCGAAGCCGGCCTGGCGATCGTATTGCTGGCGATCATGCTCGACCGTATCTGCAAACAACCCGAAGCCAAAGTAGGGGGTGACGCATGA
- the choV gene encoding choline ABC transporter ATP-binding protein codes for MSIIRFEDVDVIFSKDPREALKLLDQGMTRDQILKKTGQIVGVEKASLDVEKGEICVLMGLSGSGKSSLLRCINGLNTVSRGKLFVEHEGKQIDIASCTPAELKMMRTKRIAMVFQKFALMPWLTVRENISFGLEMQGRPEKERKKLVDEKLELVGLTQWRNKKPDELSGGMQQRVGLARALAMDADILLMDEPFSALDPLIRQGLQDELLELQSKLNKTIVFVSHDLDEALKLGSRIAIMKDGRIVQYSKPEEIVLNPADDYVRTFVAHTNPLNVLCGRSLMRTLDNCKRINGSVCLDPGGDSWLDLAEGNTIKGARQNGASLDLQNWIPGQAVEGLGRRPTLVDSNIGMRDALQIRYQTGNKLVLHDNNKVVGILGDSELYHALLGKNLG; via the coding sequence ATGAGCATTATTCGCTTCGAAGACGTCGACGTAATCTTCTCCAAAGACCCGCGCGAGGCCTTGAAACTCCTCGATCAGGGCATGACCCGCGACCAGATCCTGAAAAAGACCGGACAGATTGTCGGCGTCGAAAAGGCCAGCCTGGACGTCGAAAAGGGTGAAATCTGCGTGCTGATGGGCCTGTCCGGCTCCGGCAAGTCCAGCCTGCTGCGCTGCATCAACGGCCTCAACACCGTCAGCCGCGGCAAGCTGTTCGTCGAGCACGAAGGCAAGCAGATCGACATCGCTTCCTGCACCCCGGCGGAACTGAAAATGATGCGCACCAAGCGCATTGCGATGGTGTTCCAGAAGTTCGCCCTGATGCCTTGGCTGACCGTTCGCGAGAACATCAGCTTCGGTCTGGAAATGCAGGGTCGTCCGGAGAAGGAACGGAAAAAACTGGTCGATGAAAAACTTGAGCTGGTGGGCCTGACCCAGTGGCGCAACAAGAAGCCGGACGAGCTCTCCGGTGGTATGCAGCAACGTGTGGGCCTGGCCCGCGCGCTGGCGATGGATGCCGACATTCTGCTGATGGACGAACCGTTCTCGGCGCTCGATCCGCTGATCCGCCAGGGCCTGCAAGACGAACTGCTGGAACTGCAAAGCAAGCTGAACAAAACCATCGTGTTCGTGAGCCACGACCTCGATGAAGCCCTGAAGCTCGGCAGCCGTATCGCGATCATGAAAGACGGCCGGATCGTCCAGTACAGCAAGCCGGAAGAGATCGTGTTGAACCCTGCGGACGATTACGTGCGGACCTTCGTCGCCCACACCAATCCGCTGAACGTACTGTGCGGTCGCAGCCTGATGCGCACCCTGGACAACTGCAAACGCATCAACGGTTCGGTATGCCTCGATCCGGGCGGCGACTCCTGGCTGGACCTGGCCGAAGGCAACACCATCAAAGGCGCACGCCAGAACGGCGCGAGCCTGGACCTGCAGAACTGGATTCCCGGGCAAGCGGTTGAAGGGTTGGGTCGTCGTCCAACGTTGGTAGATTCGAACATCGGCATGCGCGATGCGCTGCAGATTCGTTATCAGACCGGTAATAAGCTGGTGCTGCACGACAACAACAAGGTTGTCGGGATTCTGGGTGACAGCGAGCTGTACCACGCACTGCTCGGCAAGAATCTGGGGTAA
- a CDS encoding BCCT family transporter, which produces MFYTSTALILLLTAILIIAPQEAGRLLGIAQAWLSRSFGWYYMVVIAAYLVFVVGLAFSSYGKLKLGSKDDTPDFSYGAWAGMLFSSGIGISLLYFGASEPLDHYFNPPEGVAASNMAARQAVQLTFLHWGLHGWAIYALVGLAVAYFAYRHNQPLALRSALYPLVGERWVKGAAGHAVDGFGMFVTLLGLVTNLGIGSLQVSSGLENLFGMEHSNTNLMIVIIVMSTVATIAAVSGVENGIRRLSNLNIVLFSGLLIFVLLFGPTLHLLNGFVQNIGDYLNGVVLKTFDLYVYEGDSEKSDRWLGLWTLFYWAWWISWAPFVGMFIARISRGRTVRELVAGVLLIPLGFTLAWLSIFGNSALDLVMNHGAVELGKTALEKPSMAIYQLLEHYPASKIVIGVSIFVGFVLFLTPADSGAVMMANLSCKGGNVDEDAPHWLRIFWSAVITLVTIGLLFAGNFEAMQTMVVLAGLPFSVVLVFFMFGLHKAMRQDVQIEQEQAELAARGRRGFSERLTQLDLQPNQSIVQRFMDKQVSPALEDAAVQLRAQGLDVQTLLGKSKRCMGVRIEMEEGNPFVYEVSLDGYLAAASETVSAESADEPRARYYRAEVYLHNGSQDYDLMGFTQDQITRDVLDQFESHRQLLGRVYS; this is translated from the coding sequence GTGTTCTACACCTCTACCGCGTTGATCCTGTTGTTGACCGCCATTCTGATCATCGCCCCGCAAGAGGCCGGCAGATTGCTTGGTATTGCCCAGGCCTGGTTGTCCCGCAGCTTCGGCTGGTACTACATGGTGGTGATCGCCGCTTATCTGGTCTTCGTGGTTGGCCTGGCGTTTTCGTCCTACGGCAAGCTCAAGCTGGGCAGCAAGGACGACACGCCTGACTTCAGCTACGGCGCCTGGGCGGGGATGCTGTTCTCGTCGGGTATTGGCATCTCGCTGCTGTACTTCGGTGCTTCCGAGCCGCTGGACCACTACTTCAATCCGCCGGAAGGCGTGGCCGCCAGCAACATGGCCGCCCGTCAGGCTGTGCAGCTGACGTTCTTGCACTGGGGCCTGCATGGCTGGGCGATCTACGCGTTGGTCGGCTTGGCCGTGGCGTACTTTGCTTACCGTCATAACCAGCCGCTGGCATTGCGTTCGGCGCTGTATCCGCTGGTGGGCGAGCGCTGGGTCAAAGGCGCGGCCGGTCATGCGGTGGACGGCTTCGGCATGTTCGTGACCCTGCTGGGTCTGGTGACGAACCTGGGGATTGGTTCGTTGCAAGTGTCGTCGGGGCTTGAAAACCTGTTCGGCATGGAACACAGCAACACCAACCTGATGATCGTGATCATCGTGATGAGCACCGTGGCGACCATCGCGGCGGTGTCGGGTGTGGAAAACGGCATCCGCCGTCTGTCCAACCTGAACATCGTGTTGTTCAGCGGCCTGCTGATTTTTGTGCTGTTGTTCGGCCCGACCCTGCACTTGCTCAACGGCTTCGTGCAAAACATCGGCGACTACCTCAACGGCGTGGTGCTGAAGACCTTCGACCTCTATGTGTATGAAGGCGACAGCGAGAAGTCCGACCGCTGGTTGGGCCTCTGGACCCTGTTCTACTGGGCCTGGTGGATTTCCTGGGCCCCATTCGTGGGTATGTTCATCGCGCGTATTTCCCGTGGTCGCACGGTGCGTGAACTGGTAGCCGGTGTGTTGCTGATTCCACTGGGTTTCACGCTGGCGTGGTTGTCGATCTTCGGTAACTCGGCCTTGGACCTGGTGATGAACCATGGGGCGGTGGAACTCGGCAAGACGGCGCTGGAAAAGCCGTCGATGGCGATCTACCAACTGCTTGAGCACTACCCAGCGTCGAAAATCGTGATCGGCGTGTCGATCTTTGTCGGTTTCGTGCTGTTCCTGACCCCGGCGGATTCCGGCGCGGTGATGATGGCCAACCTTTCCTGCAAGGGCGGTAACGTCGACGAAGACGCCCCGCACTGGCTGCGGATCTTCTGGTCGGCGGTGATCACGCTGGTGACCATCGGCCTGCTGTTCGCCGGTAACTTCGAAGCCATGCAAACCATGGTGGTGCTGGCCGGGCTGCCGTTCTCGGTGGTGCTGGTGTTCTTCATGTTCGGCTTGCACAAGGCGATGCGCCAGGACGTGCAGATCGAACAGGAGCAAGCGGAGCTCGCAGCCCGCGGTCGTCGTGGTTTCAGCGAGCGTTTGACGCAGCTGGACTTGCAGCCGAACCAGTCGATTGTTCAGCGTTTCATGGACAAGCAAGTCAGCCCGGCGCTGGAAGATGCGGCGGTGCAATTGCGTGCCCAAGGCCTGGACGTGCAAACGTTGCTGGGCAAGTCGAAGCGTTGCATGGGCGTACGGATCGAGATGGAAGAGGGCAACCCTTTTGTCTACGAAGTGAGCCTGGACGGCTACCTGGCCGCGGCGAGCGAGACGGTGTCGGCTGAAAGCGCCGATGAACCCCGCGCACGTTACTACCGCGCCGAGGTGTACTTGCACAACGGCAGTCAGGACTACGACTTGATGGGCTTCACTCAGGATCAGATCACCCGTGACGTGCTCGATCAGTTTGAAAGCCATCGGCAGCTCCTTGGCCGGGTTTACAGCTAA
- the betI gene encoding transcriptional regulator BetI yields MPKVGMQPIRRQQLIEATLQAVDQVGMGDASIALIARLAGVSNGIISHYFQDKNGLIAATAQYLMSVLSENVTARRQALEDSSPRAHLQVIIEGNFDASQVNGPAMKTWLAFWATSMHHPSLHRLQRINDHRLYSNLCCQFRRVLPLEDARSAARGLAALIDGLWLRGALSGDAFDTGQAHQIAYEYMDFQLAKQVS; encoded by the coding sequence ATGCCCAAGGTCGGTATGCAACCCATTCGCCGCCAGCAGTTGATCGAAGCCACATTGCAGGCGGTAGATCAGGTCGGAATGGGGGACGCCAGCATTGCGCTGATCGCCCGTTTGGCCGGTGTCTCGAATGGCATCATCAGTCACTATTTTCAGGACAAGAACGGCCTGATCGCTGCCACGGCGCAGTATCTGATGAGTGTCCTCAGCGAGAACGTCACCGCGCGTCGTCAGGCGCTGGAGGACAGCAGCCCACGGGCTCACCTCCAGGTGATTATCGAAGGCAACTTCGACGCCAGCCAGGTCAATGGCCCGGCAATGAAAACCTGGCTGGCCTTCTGGGCCACCAGCATGCACCACCCGTCTTTGCACAGGTTGCAGCGGATCAACGATCACCGTCTGTATTCCAACCTGTGCTGCCAGTTCCGCCGTGTATTGCCGCTCGAAGACGCGCGCAGTGCAGCCCGCGGTCTGGCAGCCCTTATCGACGGTTTGTGGTTGCGCGGTGCGCTGTCGGGAGATGCTTTCGACACCGGGCAAGCGCACCAGATCGCTTACGAATACATGGATTTCCAACTGGCCAAGCAGGTGAGTTAG
- the betB gene encoding betaine-aldehyde dehydrogenase, whose translation MARFELQKLYIDGGYSDASSDATFEAINPANGEVLATVQRATQSDVERAVVSAEKGQKIWAAMTAMERSRILRRAVDILRERNDELAALETLDTGKSFSETKYVDIVTGADVLEYYAGLVPAIEGEQIPLRTTSFVYTRREPLGVVAGIGAWNYPIQIALWKSAPALAAGNAMIFKPSEVTSLTTLKLAEIYTEAGVPAGVFNVLTGSGREVGTWLTEHPRIEKISFTGGTDTGKKVMASASASSLKDVTMELGGKSPLIIFDDADLDRAADTAMMANFYSSGQVCTNGTRVFVPSHLKAAFEAKIVERVARIRVGNPEDENTNFGPLVSFAHMESVLGYIAKGKEEGARVLCGGSRLTEGEFAKGAFVAPTVFTDCTDEMTIVREEIFGPVMSILTYETEEEVIRRANDTDFGLAAGIVTKDLNRAHRVIHQLEAGICWINAWGESDAKMPVGGYKQSGVGRENGISSLNNFTRIKSVQVELGDYASVF comes from the coding sequence ATGGCCCGTTTCGAACTGCAAAAACTCTACATCGATGGCGGCTACAGTGACGCCAGCAGCGACGCCACCTTCGAAGCCATCAACCCGGCTAACGGTGAAGTCCTCGCAACCGTACAACGTGCGACCCAGTCAGACGTTGAGCGCGCCGTCGTCAGCGCCGAAAAGGGCCAGAAAATCTGGGCCGCAATGACCGCCATGGAGCGTTCGCGCATCCTGCGTCGTGCCGTCGACATCCTGCGCGAGCGCAACGATGAACTGGCTGCCCTGGAAACCCTGGACACCGGCAAGTCGTTCTCCGAAACCAAGTACGTCGACATCGTCACCGGCGCTGACGTGCTGGAGTACTACGCAGGTCTGGTGCCGGCCATCGAAGGCGAGCAGATTCCGCTGCGCACCACTTCGTTCGTCTACACCCGTCGCGAGCCGCTGGGCGTCGTGGCCGGTATCGGCGCGTGGAACTACCCGATCCAGATCGCCTTGTGGAAATCCGCACCTGCCTTGGCGGCCGGTAACGCGATGATCTTCAAGCCAAGCGAAGTCACTTCCCTGACCACGCTGAAACTGGCCGAGATCTACACCGAAGCTGGCGTTCCGGCTGGCGTGTTCAACGTGCTGACCGGCAGCGGCCGTGAAGTCGGTACCTGGTTGACCGAGCACCCACGCATCGAAAAAATCTCCTTCACCGGCGGCACCGACACCGGCAAGAAGGTCATGGCCAGCGCTTCCGCCTCGTCGCTGAAAGACGTGACCATGGAACTGGGCGGCAAATCCCCGCTGATCATCTTCGACGACGCCGACCTCGATCGCGCCGCCGACACCGCGATGATGGCCAACTTCTACAGCTCCGGTCAGGTCTGCACCAACGGCACTCGCGTGTTCGTGCCAAGCCACCTGAAAGCCGCTTTCGAAGCCAAGATCGTTGAACGCGTTGCGCGCATCCGCGTCGGCAACCCGGAAGACGAGAACACCAACTTCGGTCCTCTGGTCAGCTTCGCCCACATGGAAAGCGTGCTGGGTTACATCGCCAAAGGTAAGGAAGAAGGCGCTCGCGTGCTGTGCGGCGGCAGCCGTCTGACCGAAGGCGAATTCGCCAAAGGCGCGTTCGTGGCACCGACCGTGTTCACCGACTGCACCGACGAGATGACCATCGTTCGCGAAGAAATCTTCGGCCCGGTGATGAGCATCCTGACCTACGAAACCGAAGAAGAAGTGATCCGTCGCGCCAACGACACCGACTTCGGCCTGGCGGCTGGCATCGTCACCAAAGACCTGAACCGCGCTCACCGCGTGATTCATCAACTGGAAGCCGGTATCTGCTGGATCAACGCCTGGGGCGAGTCCGACGCCAAGATGCCGGTCGGCGGCTACAAGCAGTCGGGCGTGGGCCGTGAGAACGGCATCAGCTCGCTGAACAACTTCACACGCATCAAATCGGTACAGGTCGAACTGGGCGATTACGCCTCGGTTTTCTAA
- the betA gene encoding choline dehydrogenase, which produces MSQEFDYIIIGAGSAGNTLATRLTEDEGVTVLLLEAGGPDYRLDFRTQMPAALAFPLQGRRYNWGYETDPEPHMDGRRMECGRGKGLGGSSLINGMCYIRGNAMDYDNWAKLPGLEDWDYLNCLPYFRKAETRDIGANDYHGSDGPVSVTTPKAGNNPLFNAMVEAGVQAGYPRTEDLNGYQQEGFGPMDRTVTPNGRRASTARGYLDIAKKRSTLTIVTHALTDKILFEGKRAVGVRYLIGAAEERVEARARKEVLLCSGAIASPQILQRSGVGPAELLNKLDIPVVHDLPGVGENLQDHLELYLQYACTQPVSLYPSLLWYNQPAIGAEWLFNGTGIGASNQFEAGGFIRTREEFDWPNIQYHFLPVAINYNGSNGVKEHGFQAHMGSMRSPSRGRIQAKSKDPRQYPSILFNYMATEQDWQEFRDGIRLTREIMQQPALDAFRGREISPGIDVQTDEQLDKFIREHAETAFHPSCSCKMGTDEMAVVDAEGRVHGMQSLRVVDASIMPIITTGNLNAPTIMIAEKIADKIRGRKPLPRSKAAYFVAGDAPVRGKPLRDVSLTAQ; this is translated from the coding sequence ATGTCCCAAGAATTCGATTACATCATCATCGGTGCCGGCTCGGCCGGTAACACCCTGGCGACCCGTCTGACTGAAGACGAAGGCGTCACCGTCCTGCTGCTCGAAGCAGGCGGCCCGGACTACCGTTTAGACTTCCGCACGCAAATGCCAGCCGCTTTGGCGTTCCCGCTGCAAGGTCGTCGCTATAACTGGGGCTACGAAACCGATCCAGAACCACACATGGACGGTCGCCGGATGGAATGCGGTCGCGGTAAGGGCCTGGGTGGTTCTTCGCTGATCAACGGCATGTGCTACATCCGCGGCAACGCGATGGACTACGACAACTGGGCCAAACTGCCAGGTCTGGAAGACTGGGATTACCTGAACTGCCTGCCGTATTTCCGCAAGGCTGAAACTCGGGACATCGGCGCGAACGACTACCACGGTAGCGACGGCCCGGTCAGCGTGACCACGCCGAAAGCCGGCAACAATCCGCTGTTCAACGCGATGGTTGAAGCCGGCGTGCAAGCCGGTTACCCGCGTACCGAAGACCTCAACGGTTATCAGCAGGAAGGTTTCGGCCCGATGGACCGCACCGTGACGCCGAACGGCCGTCGCGCCAGCACCGCTCGCGGTTACCTGGACATCGCCAAGAAGCGCTCGACCCTGACCATCGTCACCCATGCCCTGACCGACAAGATTCTGTTCGAAGGCAAGCGTGCAGTCGGCGTGCGTTACTTGATCGGCGCCGCTGAAGAGCGTGTTGAAGCCCGCGCCCGCAAAGAAGTGCTGCTGTGCTCTGGCGCCATCGCTTCGCCGCAGATTCTGCAACGCTCTGGCGTCGGCCCGGCCGAACTGCTGAACAAGCTCGACATCCCGGTGGTCCATGACCTGCCAGGCGTCGGCGAAAACCTGCAGGATCACCTCGAGCTGTACCTGCAATACGCCTGCACCCAACCGGTCTCGCTGTACCCGTCGCTGCTCTGGTACAACCAGCCGGCCATTGGTGCCGAGTGGCTGTTCAACGGCACCGGCATCGGCGCCAGCAACCAGTTCGAAGCCGGCGGTTTCATCCGTACCCGCGAAGAATTCGATTGGCCGAACATCCAGTACCACTTCCTGCCAGTTGCCATTAACTACAACGGCAGCAACGGTGTGAAAGAGCACGGTTTCCAGGCGCACATGGGTTCCATGCGTTCGCCGAGCCGTGGTCGGATTCAGGCCAAGTCGAAGGATCCGCGCCAGTACCCGAGCATCCTGTTCAACTACATGGCCACCGAGCAGGACTGGCAGGAATTCCGCGACGGCATCCGCCTGACCCGTGAAATCATGCAGCAGCCTGCACTGGACGCTTTCCGTGGCCGCGAGATCAGCCCGGGCATCGACGTGCAAACCGATGAGCAGTTGGACAAGTTCATCCGCGAACACGCCGAAACCGCGTTCCACCCGTCCTGCTCGTGCAAGATGGGCACCGACGAAATGGCGGTGGTTGACGCTGAAGGTCGTGTGCACGGCATGCAGAGCCTGCGTGTGGTTGATGCCTCGATCATGCCGATCATCACCACCGGCAACCTGAACGCGCCGACGATCATGATCGCCGAGAAAATCGCCGACAAGATCCGTGGTCGCAAGCCATTGCCGCGTAGCAAGGCTGCTTACTTCGTGGCCGGCGATGCGCCGGTGCGTGGCAAGCCGTTGCGGGATGTGAGCCTGACTGCTCAGTAA
- a CDS encoding TldD/PmbA family protein, producing the protein MFDFHPQLKQRFAALRTGAEFFSLRYVRESGQYLSVRKNVAEPPSLSRDEGAMLTVRVNGVEAYAATNDLSQSGLQAALERAEQQARRLKPHALLDLREQAVSSDRADYFSPNLDQPFPSLSDCYQLLGAESASVPKDERLVNWQVSIGITNVEQIYLNSAGAELRQAQRFVYPSVDVTAYDGNDSQTRTLGRENFGQQGGFDVISRCGLVGAGPKVADQALQLLLAPNTPKGPRDLLLMPDQMMLQIHESIGHPLELDRILGDERNYAGTSFVKAEDFGSLQYGSKLLNVTFDPDIPEQLASYGHDDDGTAASKQFLIKEGLLLRPLGGALSQFRAGMDGVANSRACGWNRPPIDRMANLNIEPGDQPLEQLIGNIEHGILMSTNRSWSIDDARNKFQFGCEWAQLIENGELKGVVKNPNYRAISAQFWKSLSAVGDANTVKVLGTPNCGKGEPNQVIRVGHASPACVFSNVDVFGGDA; encoded by the coding sequence ATGTTCGATTTCCATCCCCAACTCAAGCAGCGTTTTGCTGCTTTGCGCACGGGCGCTGAATTCTTTTCGCTGCGTTATGTGCGCGAGTCCGGTCAGTACCTCTCGGTGCGCAAGAATGTCGCCGAACCTCCGAGCCTGAGCCGTGACGAAGGCGCGATGCTGACCGTTCGGGTCAACGGCGTCGAAGCCTACGCCGCGACCAATGACCTCTCCCAGTCCGGCCTGCAAGCCGCGCTGGAGCGAGCCGAGCAGCAAGCCCGCCGACTCAAGCCCCACGCCCTGCTCGACCTGCGCGAGCAAGCCGTTTCCAGCGACCGCGCCGATTACTTTTCGCCGAACCTCGACCAGCCCTTCCCGTCCCTGAGCGATTGCTACCAACTGCTCGGCGCCGAATCCGCATCCGTGCCCAAGGACGAGCGACTGGTGAACTGGCAGGTGAGCATCGGCATCACTAACGTCGAGCAGATTTACCTCAACAGCGCCGGCGCCGAACTGCGCCAGGCCCAGCGTTTCGTCTACCCGAGCGTGGACGTCACCGCCTACGACGGCAATGACAGCCAGACCCGTACCCTGGGCCGCGAAAATTTCGGCCAACAGGGCGGCTTCGATGTGATCAGCCGCTGCGGCCTGGTCGGTGCCGGCCCGAAAGTCGCTGATCAAGCGCTGCAATTGCTGCTGGCACCGAACACCCCGAAAGGCCCGCGTGACCTGCTGTTGATGCCGGACCAAATGATGCTGCAGATCCACGAGTCCATCGGCCACCCGCTGGAACTGGACCGCATCCTCGGGGACGAGCGCAATTACGCCGGTACCAGTTTCGTCAAGGCAGAAGACTTCGGCAGCCTGCAATACGGTTCCAAACTGCTCAACGTGACCTTCGACCCGGACATCCCCGAGCAGCTAGCCAGCTATGGCCATGACGACGACGGTACTGCCGCGAGCAAACAATTCCTGATTAAAGAAGGCTTGCTGCTGCGCCCATTGGGCGGCGCGCTATCGCAATTCCGTGCCGGCATGGACGGCGTTGCCAACAGCCGTGCCTGCGGCTGGAACCGCCCACCGATCGACCGTATGGCCAACCTGAACATCGAGCCCGGTGATCAACCGCTGGAACAGCTGATCGGTAACATCGAGCACGGGATTTTGATGAGTACCAACCGCTCGTGGTCCATCGACGATGCGCGCAACAAATTCCAGTTCGGTTGCGAATGGGCTCAGTTGATCGAAAACGGCGAACTCAAAGGCGTGGTGAAGAACCCCAACTACCGGGCGATTTCCGCTCAGTTCTGGAAAAGCCTCAGCGCCGTCGGCGATGCGAACACCGTCAAGGTCCTGGGCACACCGAACTGCGGCAAGGGCGAACCGAACCAGGTGATCCGCGTCGGCCATGCGTCACCGGCCTGTGTGTTCAGCAACGTTGATGTGTTTGGGGGGGATGCCTGA